TGGCTGTTATGTGACACTGGAAATAAGTGACTTGTTCATGATCAAATGAAGCTAATGCAAACAATTTTCCATTCTCTGGATTGATGGAGATATATGAAGATATGGGAATCCCATCAATGGTGCTGTCACTGATTGAATAGGTGATGAAGGAATTCTGCCCAATATCGGGATCAGAAGCTGTTGCTGTATACACAAGAGAACCTGGAGGATTGTTCTCCTTGATAAAGATTGTATCAGCAGGTTGTTGAAAAACTGGAGCATTGTCATTCACATCACTTATGTCAATTTTAAGAGTCTTTGAAACAGATTGTGgtggtgatccttcatctcttgCTACAATTACAACTTCATGTTGAGATCTTGTTTCTCGATCTAGTTGTCCATCCACAATTAAAGAAAAATCCCCCTTAAATGCTCGATGTATTTTAAATGGTGAAGAATTAATAATATGGCAATTAACTTTTCCATTTATGCCTGAATCCTGGTCACGGACCTTTATGATAGCAATTGTTGTACCCTGTGGAGAGTCTTCAGGAACAGGCAAAGCAAGTGATGTCACTGTCATCTCAGGGGCATTGTCATTGATGTCTACAACAGTCACTAGAACTTTACAGTGTCCAACTAACTGGATATCCCCATTATCCACAGCATCAATTTGTATTTCATAAACCTGTGTTTGTTCAAAATCCACTTCCCCAAATACTTTTATTTCACCTGTGTCTTTGTCTATGCTAAACATTTTGCTGACATCTTCCTTTACTGCTTTGCTAAAtgcatacactatttctccattcttTCCCTGGTCTAAATCCGTGGCATTTACCTTAATTACTAATGTCCCTTTAGGAGCATTTTCAATGACACCAGTCTGATAAAATGGCTGATTAAATGTTGGAGCATTATCATTAAAATCTTCAACAGTGATAATGATCTCAGATGTTCCACTTAATCTAGGTTTACCACCATCATAAGCTGTGAGTGTGAGATTGTGAACAGCCTGCTTTTCTCTGTCTAgatatttttttaacacaagctctAATGATCTGATCTGATTCATGTATTTCTGAAAATCAAGAGCAAAATGATCACTGGCACTGAGCTCATAATTTGTAACAGAATTAGTTCCAAGGTCAGGATCAGCAGCTCCCTCTACATGGAAACGAGATCCTGCAGGCATCACTTCAGATATCACAAATGTGCTCATTGTAGAGGGAAAAGCAGGTTTATTGTCATTTACATCTTCTATTTCTACATCTATATGATACATCTGCACAGGCTTATCTACAATGACCTGCAGAGGAATGATACAGAGCTGTATGCCTGGACACAGCTGCTCTCTGTCTATTGTCTCTTTCACAAACAAGATTCC
This DNA window, taken from Hyperolius riggenbachi isolate aHypRig1 chromosome 3, aHypRig1.pri, whole genome shotgun sequence, encodes the following:
- the LOC137564212 gene encoding protocadherin alpha-13-like; this translates as MLKTTLDCQRRSRLFLFLLLQMSWDVVLSQLHYIISEESKHGTFVGRIAQDLGLDIGEINSRILRVVSTDEKEYFQVNLQNGILFVKETIDREQLCPGIQLCIIPLQVIVDKPVQMYHIDVEIEDVNDNKPAFPSTMSTFVISEVMPAGSRFHVEGAADPDLGTNSVTNYELSASDHFALDFQKYMNQIRSLELVLKKYLDREKQAVHNLTLTAYDGGKPRLSGTSEIIITVEDFNDNAPTFNQPFYQTGVIENAPKGTLVIKVNATDLDQGKNGEIVYAFSKAVKEDVSKMFSIDKDTGEIKVFGEVDFEQTQVYEIQIDAVDNGDIQLVGHCKVLVTVVDINDNAPEMTVTSLALPVPEDSPQGTTIAIIKVRDQDSGINGKVNCHIINSSPFKIHRAFKGDFSLIVDGQLDRETRSQHEVVIVARDEGSPPQSVSKTLKIDISDVNDNAPVFQQPADTIFIKENNPPGSLVYTATASDPDIGQNSFITYSISDSTIDGIPISSYISINPENGKLFALASFDHEQVTYFQCHITATDTGLPPLTSNLALNIFIEDLNDNSPIFTTIFPALPVKSPKSIQPGDLVTKVRAADIDSGYNALISYNLKDTTGRIPFVISHHSGEISLRRPFIDSDYEEYTLLVVAKDHGDPAMSTTTEVVISLVDSDQEILYDNQNAKGIIDDFSEANIYLVVAICIISSLFLITLIVFTVLKWQKCRDEVKELKENYNICSNTGGSWVYSQQTQYRVCSNLSQQKNDLIVFTPNSSQTPSNEEHLNQFATLRNSSYH